The following coding sequences are from one Formosa haliotis window:
- a CDS encoding PSP1 domain-containing protein: MACESCSTGKDGQPKGCKSNGTCGTDSCNKLTVFDWLANMTLPNGEAPFNWVEVRFKNGRKEYYKNTEKLTLSIGDIVATQAANGHDIGMVTLTGELVRVQMKRKKIPQDGEVLKIYRKASQRDIDIWSDARDKEEPMKVRARQFAIDLKLQMKISDIEYQGDASKATFYYTAEERVDFRELIKVFAREFRTRIEMKQVGFRQEASRLGGIGSCGRELCCSTWLTDFRSVSTSAARYQQLSLNPQKLAGQCGKLKCCLNYELDTYLDALKDFPKTEIKLKTEKGIAVCQKTDIFKGHMWYAYEGEWMNWHKITTEHAREIIALNKKNEAVASLEEYAVELLVDNKVEFENVVGQDSLTRFDTPTKPKRRRNNRNNKNNKPKAEAGVQEARKPAQKRQPAKKRTPNRNANANANPKAKPNPNAKDNAGEAKPKSRPSRNRNKRKPQNKQNTQRSNQKPNPNTNAKE; this comes from the coding sequence ATGGCTTGTGAAAGTTGTTCAACAGGAAAAGATGGCCAGCCTAAGGGTTGCAAAAGTAATGGAACATGCGGAACAGATAGTTGTAACAAACTAACCGTATTCGATTGGTTAGCCAATATGACGCTTCCTAATGGCGAAGCACCCTTTAATTGGGTAGAAGTTCGTTTTAAAAACGGGCGAAAAGAATATTATAAAAATACCGAAAAATTAACCCTGAGCATAGGCGATATTGTAGCGACACAAGCTGCAAATGGTCATGATATTGGTATGGTAACGCTTACTGGAGAATTAGTAAGAGTACAAATGAAACGTAAAAAAATCCCTCAAGACGGGGAGGTTTTAAAAATATATAGAAAAGCATCGCAGCGCGATATAGATATCTGGTCCGATGCACGCGACAAGGAAGAACCTATGAAGGTTAGAGCACGCCAGTTTGCTATCGATTTAAAACTTCAAATGAAGATTTCCGATATCGAATATCAGGGCGATGCAAGTAAAGCAACCTTTTACTACACAGCAGAAGAACGCGTAGATTTTAGAGAGTTAATTAAAGTTTTTGCGCGCGAATTTAGAACGCGTATTGAAATGAAACAAGTAGGTTTCCGTCAGGAAGCTTCACGTTTAGGAGGTATTGGGTCTTGTGGTCGTGAGTTGTGTTGTTCTACCTGGTTAACAGATTTTAGATCGGTAAGCACTTCTGCAGCACGTTATCAGCAATTATCACTAAATCCGCAAAAATTAGCAGGACAATGTGGTAAACTAAAATGCTGTTTAAACTACGAGTTAGACACTTATTTAGATGCGCTTAAAGACTTCCCTAAAACAGAGATCAAGTTAAAAACAGAGAAGGGGATTGCCGTTTGCCAAAAGACCGATATTTTTAAAGGTCATATGTGGTATGCTTACGAAGGTGAGTGGATGAACTGGCATAAAATTACTACAGAGCATGCCCGAGAAATTATTGCTTTAAACAAGAAAAATGAAGCCGTTGCAAGTTTAGAAGAGTATGCGGTAGAATTGTTAGTAGATAATAAAGTAGAGTTCGAGAACGTTGTAGGTCAAGATAGTTTAACACGTTTTGATACCCCAACAAAACCTAAACGTAGACGAAACAATAGAAATAATAAAAACAATAAACCTAAAGCAGAAGCTGGAGTACAAGAGGCGAGAAAGCCGGCTCAGAAAAGACAGCCTGCAAAAAAAAGAACTCCAAATAGAAACGCGAATGCTAATGCAAATCCTAAGGCTAAACCCAATCCGAATGCAAAGGATAATGCCGGAGAAGCTAAGCCAAAAAGCAGACCAAGTCGAAATAGAAATAAAAGAAAACCACAAAATAAACAGAACACGCAGCGTTCAAATCAAAAACCAAACCCGAACACCAATGCAAAGGAGTAG
- a CDS encoding gliding motility lipoprotein GldH, whose amino-acid sequence MQRSSAILFLLSLLFVVSSCDSNQVFDAYKTVPGAWNNQDVVQFNFTVPDTTNTYNLFVNIRNNSEYKYSNLFVIVDLEFPHGKTLTDTLEYKMAKPNGEFLGEGFSSIKENKLWYKEGFILNESGNYTVNIQQAMRENGKVNGVINLDGITDVGFRIEKPSTH is encoded by the coding sequence ATGCAAAGGAGTAGTGCGATTTTATTTTTATTAAGCTTGCTATTTGTTGTGTCATCGTGCGATTCTAATCAGGTGTTCGATGCGTATAAAACTGTACCCGGGGCTTGGAATAATCAGGATGTTGTTCAGTTTAACTTTACAGTTCCAGACACCACAAATACGTATAATTTATTCGTAAACATCAGGAATAATAGCGAGTACAAATACAGTAATTTATTTGTCATTGTCGACTTAGAATTTCCACACGGAAAGACTTTAACCGATACTTTAGAATATAAAATGGCGAAACCTAATGGCGAATTTTTAGGCGAAGGGTTTAGTAGTATCAAAGAAAATAAATTGTGGTATAAAGAAGGGTTCATATTAAATGAATCTGGTAATTATACCGTTAACATACAGCAAGCCATGAGGGAAAACGGCAAGGTAAATGGCGTAATTAACCTTGATGGCATTACCGATGTTGGCTTCAGAATAGAAAAACCATCAACACATTAA
- a CDS encoding penicillin-binding protein 1A, which translates to MAKKKQPVKARSYSKFILWFWGLFFAGVLAVVLLFLSASLFGDLPDHTILENPKTNLATEIISSDGKTLGKFYFNDNRTPVGYEDLPKNLVDALIATEDARFYEHSGIDGRGTLRAIVKMGKGGGASTISQQLAKQLFHGEGSKNIVERIGQKVKEWIIAIRLERQYTKEEIIAQYFNIYDFLNNADGIKSAASIYFGKQPNELDLQESAMLVGMFKNSALYNPRTNPEGVKNRRNVVLAQMQKYGYITERVKDSVQRTDLALNYTPESHREGIATYFREYLKRFMKDWIDKNPKADGTKYNLYSDGLKVYTTIDSRMQNYAEEAVQRHMIKLQAEFDHQNTLERNPTTPFLGLEQAEIDGLMNRSMRQSERWRKMKYDLKKSNEEIVKSFKKPIPMSIFSWKGEIDTIMTPMDSMRYYKKFLHPGMMSMDPETGHVKAWVGGMNYRHFQYDHVKQGKRQVGSTFKPFVYATAIDQLHLSPCDEFPDVPYCIEKGRWGNLKDWCPSNSGDTYGGSRTLKNALANSVNTITARLMDKVGPAHVIEMAHKLGVTTQIPEVPSIALGTVDLSVFEMVAAYATFANQGVYTEPVMVTSIEDKNNTILYQFTPKTKDVLSEEVAYVTVKLLEGVTEGGSGTRLRTQGYEKWRAEYREIITGYPYEFKNPIAGKTGTTQNQSDGWFMGMVPNLVTGVWVGAEDRATHFKTITYGQGASMALPIWGMYMKSCYADEELNISTADFKAPEELTIRVDCSEEIETEDGTPKEDVPSDLDF; encoded by the coding sequence ATGGCAAAAAAGAAACAACCCGTTAAAGCCCGAAGCTATTCTAAGTTTATCTTATGGTTTTGGGGACTTTTCTTTGCAGGCGTTCTTGCAGTTGTTTTGCTGTTTTTATCAGCTTCATTATTTGGTGATTTACCAGATCATACCATTTTAGAAAATCCTAAAACAAATTTAGCTACCGAAATTATTTCTTCTGATGGTAAAACTTTGGGTAAATTTTATTTTAACGATAACCGTACTCCTGTGGGGTATGAAGATTTGCCTAAAAATTTAGTCGATGCCTTAATAGCAACCGAAGATGCGCGTTTTTACGAGCATTCGGGTATTGATGGGCGTGGAACCTTAAGAGCCATTGTAAAAATGGGTAAAGGTGGTGGTGCTAGCACCATTTCGCAACAATTGGCGAAACAATTATTTCATGGAGAAGGATCTAAAAATATTGTTGAGCGTATTGGGCAAAAAGTAAAAGAATGGATTATTGCCATTCGTTTAGAGCGTCAATACACTAAAGAAGAAATTATAGCGCAGTATTTTAATATTTACGATTTTTTAAATAATGCCGATGGAATTAAAAGCGCGGCCAGCATCTATTTTGGTAAACAACCTAACGAGTTAGATTTGCAGGAATCTGCTATGCTTGTGGGGATGTTTAAAAACTCTGCTCTTTATAACCCAAGAACGAATCCTGAGGGTGTAAAAAACCGTAGAAATGTGGTCTTGGCACAAATGCAAAAGTACGGTTATATTACAGAGCGAGTTAAAGACTCTGTACAACGAACAGATTTAGCATTAAACTACACTCCAGAATCGCACCGTGAAGGAATTGCAACTTACTTTAGAGAGTATTTAAAGAGGTTTATGAAAGATTGGATAGATAAAAATCCAAAAGCAGATGGCACGAAATACAATTTGTACAGCGATGGATTAAAGGTGTATACAACAATCGATTCGCGTATGCAAAATTATGCCGAAGAAGCTGTGCAACGACACATGATAAAATTACAGGCAGAATTCGATCATCAAAACACACTAGAAAGAAATCCAACAACTCCATTTTTAGGATTAGAACAAGCCGAAATAGATGGCCTTATGAATCGTTCTATGCGTCAATCTGAGCGTTGGAGAAAAATGAAATACGATCTTAAAAAATCGAATGAAGAAATTGTAAAATCGTTTAAGAAGCCAATTCCAATGAGTATTTTTTCTTGGAAAGGCGAGATCGATACCATAATGACACCTATGGATTCTATGCGGTATTACAAGAAGTTTTTACATCCAGGTATGATGTCTATGGATCCCGAAACAGGTCATGTTAAAGCATGGGTAGGAGGAATGAACTACAGGCATTTTCAATACGATCACGTAAAACAAGGAAAACGTCAGGTCGGTTCTACCTTTAAACCATTTGTGTATGCTACGGCTATAGACCAGTTACATTTATCGCCTTGCGATGAGTTTCCAGACGTACCGTACTGTATAGAAAAAGGACGTTGGGGGAATTTAAAAGATTGGTGTCCTAGTAATTCTGGCGACACTTATGGAGGTTCAAGAACGCTTAAAAATGCCTTAGCCAATTCTGTAAACACGATTACGGCGCGTTTAATGGATAAGGTTGGGCCAGCGCATGTTATAGAAATGGCGCATAAATTAGGTGTAACTACACAAATTCCAGAAGTGCCTTCTATCGCACTCGGAACCGTAGATTTAAGTGTGTTCGAAATGGTTGCAGCCTATGCCACATTTGCCAATCAAGGTGTGTATACAGAACCCGTGATGGTTACGAGTATAGAAGATAAAAACAATACTATTTTATACCAGTTTACTCCAAAAACTAAAGATGTTTTAAGTGAAGAGGTGGCCTATGTAACCGTAAAACTTTTAGAAGGGGTTACAGAAGGCGGATCGGGAACACGTTTAAGAACGCAAGGTTACGAAAAGTGGCGTGCAGAATATCGTGAAATTATTACTGGCTATCCATACGAATTTAAAAATCCGATTGCTGGAAAAACGGGAACAACGCAAAACCAAAGTGATGGTTGGTTTATGGGTATGGTACCTAATCTTGTAACGGGAGTTTGGGTTGGAGCCGAAGATCGTGCTACGCATTTTAAAACCATTACTTATGGTCAAGGAGCGTCTATGGCGCTTCCTATTTGGGGGATGTATATGAAGAGTTGTTATGCCGATGAAGAATTAAATATTTCGACAGCAGATTTTAAAGCTCCAGAAGAATTAACGATTCGTGTTGACTGTTCTGAAGAGATAGAAACCGAAGATGGTACACCAAAAGAAGATGTGCCTAGTGATTTAGATTTTTAG
- a CDS encoding GLPGLI family protein: MEWDITTETKKIGEYTCYKANLTTGKVALGYSETSPDISVWFTPEIAVSFGPKSFRDLPGLILEASVGPRAYYATIIKFNVDKPINRLSEGKPITREALRANRAKF, encoded by the coding sequence GTGGAATGGGATATTACAACTGAAACTAAGAAGATAGGGGAATATACTTGCTATAAAGCGAATCTAACCACAGGGAAAGTTGCTTTAGGTTACAGTGAAACTTCGCCGGACATTTCGGTATGGTTTACACCAGAAATAGCCGTGTCCTTTGGGCCTAAGAGTTTTAGAGATTTACCTGGTTTAATTCTAGAAGCAAGTGTAGGCCCTAGAGCGTATTATGCAACCATTATAAAATTTAATGTAGATAAACCTATAAATAGGTTGTCTGAAGGTAAGCCAATAACCAGAGAAGCATTACGAGCTAATCGGGCCAAGTTTTAA
- a CDS encoding TonB-dependent receptor, protein MAQQSTLSGTVKDSLQIPLEYANILAVPDSSSSKVRFSITDKTGFYKIDLDRGITYSITVSHLGHVPQYAQVTTVDVKYVRDFSMPVQTSQLDQVDIAYTPPISIKSDTISYRIDTFVTGEERKLRDVLKKLPGVEVDRDGNVTANGKRVSKVLVEDKTFFTGNSKLAVNNIPADAIARVDLLDNYTDVAMLKNLQNSEVLAMNIKLKADKKQFWFGDLEAGGGIKDRYVVHPTLFYYSPESTFNFIGDLNNTGVKSFTFRDYIDFEGGYSKLKKQSGSYSKLSNDAFSRYLKNEDYKAHTNQFGALNVRRSLSSVTDLTAYVIVNNATSETERNTTNAYLDNDTPFTEYRVNTNQLQTFSTLGKITLDYDPSSQEDLALSSLFKLAHSSNTGQINTNSIYDSNTIRSESSLDQVHLNLDLRYTRKLSSSHTATLEADYSFQNDKPLTEWRTDEEILQGLIPLQTDSVYNILQTKKMNIHTANAVVKDYWVLNKNNHIYTTLGSQLAFNDLYTNDSQLLSNGGLNDFQTSGFGNDFTYQFIDNFIGLEHKFQLGKATFKPGVFYHFYYWNTSQYKQATTRRTNVLLPQFNTEIKFSNGSSLELDYSLNAQFPNVEQLASRYVLTNFNSVFKGNDHLGHELYHRVGLTFLKFSVIKGLNYYVSASYNKKEKQFKNVTQLEGLESVNTTILFDRPEDSWNVYGNIAKRIKRLQFKLVGHFNYSNFYQLLNAEINKNSSRTIMAKASLSTHFTSWPNIEVGYSKNISLY, encoded by the coding sequence ATGGCACAACAAAGTACTTTAAGTGGTACGGTAAAAGATAGTTTACAAATTCCTTTAGAGTATGCCAATATCTTGGCGGTGCCAGACTCCAGTTCTAGTAAGGTTAGGTTTTCTATTACAGATAAAACGGGTTTTTATAAGATAGATTTAGATCGAGGTATAACGTACTCTATTACAGTAAGCCATTTGGGGCATGTTCCTCAATATGCTCAAGTAACAACGGTAGATGTAAAATATGTACGAGACTTTAGCATGCCAGTTCAAACCAGTCAGTTAGATCAAGTAGATATCGCCTATACACCTCCAATATCTATAAAAAGCGATACTATAAGCTATAGAATTGATACCTTCGTAACAGGGGAAGAACGTAAATTACGTGATGTTTTAAAAAAATTACCAGGAGTAGAAGTAGATCGCGATGGCAATGTTACGGCCAATGGTAAACGGGTGTCTAAAGTACTTGTAGAAGATAAAACCTTTTTTACTGGCAACAGCAAGTTAGCGGTTAATAATATACCCGCCGATGCCATAGCTCGTGTAGATTTATTAGATAATTATACCGATGTTGCTATGCTTAAAAATTTACAGAATAGTGAAGTTTTGGCGATGAACATTAAATTGAAAGCAGATAAAAAACAATTTTGGTTTGGAGATCTCGAGGCAGGAGGTGGAATAAAAGATCGCTATGTGGTGCATCCTACCTTGTTTTATTACAGTCCAGAGTCTACATTTAACTTTATTGGCGATTTAAATAATACTGGAGTTAAAAGTTTTACGTTTAGAGATTATATCGATTTTGAAGGCGGGTATTCTAAATTAAAAAAGCAATCTGGTAGTTACAGTAAACTTTCTAATGATGCCTTTTCTAGATATTTGAAAAACGAAGACTATAAAGCGCATACCAATCAATTTGGTGCTCTAAATGTAAGGCGTTCCTTAAGTTCGGTAACAGATCTTACGGCTTATGTTATTGTAAATAATGCGACTTCAGAAACCGAAAGAAATACAACCAATGCGTATTTAGATAATGACACGCCTTTTACAGAATATCGCGTCAACACAAATCAGTTGCAAACATTTTCTACCCTTGGTAAAATCACCTTAGATTACGACCCTAGTTCTCAGGAAGATTTGGCGCTTTCAAGCTTGTTTAAATTGGCACATAGTTCTAATACAGGACAAATTAATACGAATAGTATTTATGATAGTAATACAATTAGATCGGAGTCAAGTTTAGATCAAGTGCATCTTAATTTAGATCTACGTTATACCAGAAAACTATCTAGCAGTCATACTGCAACTTTAGAAGCAGACTACAGTTTTCAAAACGATAAACCACTTACAGAGTGGCGTACAGATGAAGAAATTTTACAAGGGTTAATTCCGTTACAAACAGATTCTGTTTATAATATTCTTCAGACTAAAAAGATGAATATTCACACGGCTAATGCAGTTGTAAAAGATTATTGGGTTCTAAATAAAAACAATCATATTTATACCACCTTAGGGAGTCAGTTAGCGTTTAACGATTTATATACTAACGATAGTCAATTGTTAAGTAACGGAGGGCTAAATGATTTTCAAACTTCCGGATTTGGAAACGATTTTACCTATCAGTTTATCGATAATTTTATTGGGTTGGAGCATAAGTTTCAGTTAGGAAAAGCCACCTTTAAACCTGGAGTTTTTTATCATTTTTATTACTGGAATACAAGTCAATATAAGCAAGCAACAACACGACGTACTAATGTGCTCCTACCTCAATTTAATACCGAAATTAAATTTAGCAATGGGAGTAGTTTAGAGTTAGATTACAGTTTAAATGCTCAATTTCCAAATGTAGAACAATTGGCTAGTCGGTATGTGTTAACCAATTTTAATAGCGTCTTTAAAGGAAACGACCATTTAGGTCATGAGTTATACCATAGGGTTGGTTTAACGTTTTTAAAGTTTAGTGTTATAAAAGGACTAAATTATTATGTATCTGCATCGTATAATAAGAAAGAAAAACAATTTAAAAATGTAACGCAGTTAGAGGGTTTAGAAAGTGTGAATACCACCATACTTTTTGATAGGCCAGAAGATAGTTGGAATGTTTACGGAAACATCGCTAAACGTATAAAGCGACTGCAGTTTAAATTAGTTGGTCATTTTAATTATAGTAATTTTTATCAGTTGCTAAATGCCGAAATCAATAAAAACAGTTCTAGAACGATTATGGCTAAAGCTAGTTTGAGCACACATTTTACATCCTGGCCCAATATAGAAGTGGGGTATTCAAAAAATATAAGTTTGTATTAG
- a CDS encoding CoA transferase subunit A has protein sequence MINKEVSGVTVALEGVSDQMTFMLGGFGLCGIPENAISELVKRNVKRLTCISNNAGVDDFGLGLLLQKKQIKKMISSYVGENDEFERQMLSGELDVELIPQGTLAERCRAAQAGFPAIYTPAGYGTEVAEGKETREFDGKMYVLEHAFKADFAFVKAWKGDVAGNLIFKGTARNFNPVMCGAAKITVAEVEELVPAGSLDPNQIHIPGIFVQRIFQGKDYEKRIEQKTVR, from the coding sequence ATGATAAATAAAGAGGTTTCAGGTGTTACAGTGGCTTTAGAAGGTGTTTCAGACCAAATGACTTTTATGTTGGGTGGTTTTGGTTTGTGTGGGATACCAGAAAATGCAATTTCCGAACTCGTAAAACGCAATGTAAAGAGATTAACCTGTATTTCTAATAATGCTGGTGTAGACGATTTTGGTTTGGGTTTATTGCTTCAGAAAAAGCAAATCAAAAAAATGATATCATCCTATGTTGGCGAGAATGACGAATTTGAACGCCAAATGTTAAGTGGCGAATTAGATGTAGAGCTTATTCCGCAAGGAACTTTGGCAGAACGGTGTCGGGCAGCTCAGGCTGGATTTCCTGCTATTTATACACCTGCTGGTTACGGTACCGAGGTTGCTGAAGGGAAAGAAACCCGAGAATTCGATGGCAAAATGTATGTGTTAGAACATGCTTTTAAAGCCGATTTCGCTTTTGTAAAAGCATGGAAAGGAGACGTCGCGGGAAACCTTATTTTTAAAGGCACGGCCAGAAATTTTAATCCAGTTATGTGTGGCGCTGCAAAAATTACGGTCGCTGAGGTTGAAGAACTAGTACCTGCTGGAAGCCTAGACCCAAATCAAATTCATATACCAGGTATTTTCGTTCAGCGTATTTTTCAAGGTAAAGATTATGAAAAACGGATAGAGCAGAAAACTGTAAGATAA
- a CDS encoding four helix bundle protein: MLERKPNIILEKSIAFALLVITYCEKLETNKKYVIANQLLKSGTSIGASIHEAQNAESKADFIHKLKIAAKELEETKYWIMLYEHSENYENPKELKERVNELGLILYKILSTSYKSKK, translated from the coding sequence ATGCTAGAACGAAAACCAAATATCATTTTAGAAAAATCAATTGCTTTTGCACTGTTGGTTATTACCTATTGCGAGAAATTAGAAACTAACAAGAAATATGTTATTGCTAATCAGTTATTAAAATCGGGGACAAGTATCGGGGCTTCTATTCATGAAGCACAAAATGCAGAAAGTAAGGCAGATTTTATTCATAAACTAAAGATAGCGGCTAAGGAATTAGAAGAAACTAAGTATTGGATTATGTTGTATGAACACTCCGAAAATTATGAAAACCCAAAAGAATTAAAGGAGCGAGTTAATGAATTGGGATTGATATTATATAAAATTTTGAGTACAAGTTATAAAAGTAAGAAATAG
- a CDS encoding 3-oxoacid CoA-transferase subunit B: MLDKTGIAKRIAQEVKDGYYVNLGIGIPTLVANYVREDIEVEFQSENGVLGMGPFPFDGEEDADIINAGKQTITTLPGASFFDSATSFGMIRGKHVDLTILGAMEVAENGDIANWKIPGKMVKGMGGAMDLVASAENIIVAMMHTNKAGDSKLLKRCSLPLTGVGCVKKIVTNLAVLEVTANGFKLLERAPGISVDAIKNATEGILIVEGEIPEMKV; this comes from the coding sequence ATGTTAGACAAAACAGGAATTGCAAAACGTATAGCACAGGAAGTTAAGGATGGATACTATGTGAATTTAGGTATAGGCATTCCAACTTTGGTGGCGAACTATGTGCGAGAGGATATAGAAGTAGAATTTCAGAGTGAGAATGGGGTGCTTGGCATGGGACCATTTCCTTTTGATGGGGAAGAAGATGCCGATATAATTAACGCCGGAAAACAAACCATCACCACTTTACCTGGAGCCAGTTTTTTTGATTCGGCAACCAGTTTTGGGATGATTCGTGGGAAGCATGTGGATTTAACCATTTTAGGAGCGATGGAGGTTGCGGAAAATGGTGATATTGCCAATTGGAAAATTCCGGGAAAAATGGTTAAAGGTATGGGCGGTGCCATGGATTTGGTAGCCAGTGCCGAAAATATAATTGTTGCCATGATGCATACCAATAAAGCTGGGGATTCAAAACTTTTAAAACGCTGCAGTTTACCGCTTACTGGCGTTGGTTGCGTAAAGAAAATTGTGACCAACTTGGCCGTATTAGAAGTGACAGCTAACGGATTTAAATTATTAGAACGTGCACCAGGAATATCTGTAGATGCTATTAAAAATGCAACCGAAGGGATTTTAATCGTCGAGGGGGAAATACCAGAAATGAAAGTTTAA
- a CDS encoding ABC transporter ATP-binding protein — MTETPVLHIENLNVAFNGNEVIHGISYHLNPNEILGIVGESGSGKSVSSLAILGLLPKGISTVSGAIHFNNLDLTQISQKTFQNIRGNNIAMIFQEPMSSLNPSMRCGVQVEEILMQHTSSSKSEIKKKVLDLFEQVKLPQPERVYNAYPHEISGGQKQRVMIAMAIACEPDILIADEPTTALDVTVQKEIISLLKELQAKTKMSIIFITHDLALISEIAHRVLVMYKGDIVEQADVASIFNHPKHNYTKALINSRPSLDVRLKTLPTIDDYLTQSFSEIIITPEDRKMAHKALYSQPPLLEVKNLEKEYMSKSGWFGKTETFKAVNNVSFKIYEGETLGLVGESGCGKSTLGNAILQLDKATAGTIIYKGTDITNLSKKAMRALRKDIQIIFQDPYASLNPRLTVGEAIMEPMTVHKLYKNKEERRAKTIDILNRVGLSEVYFNRYPHEFSGGQRQRIGIARTIALQPKLIVCDESVSALDISVQAQVLNLLNELKDNFGFTYIFISHDLAVVKYMSDQLIVMNKGEIVEKNDADIVYNNPHQDYTKKLIQAIPKGL; from the coding sequence ATGACTGAAACTCCGGTATTACACATAGAAAATTTAAACGTAGCTTTTAACGGAAACGAAGTTATTCACGGAATCTCCTACCATCTTAATCCTAACGAAATTTTAGGAATTGTTGGAGAATCGGGCTCTGGAAAATCGGTGTCATCACTAGCTATTTTGGGACTTTTACCCAAAGGGATTTCTACAGTTTCAGGCGCAATTCATTTTAATAATTTAGATCTCACCCAAATTTCTCAAAAAACATTTCAAAATATTCGAGGGAATAACATAGCAATGATTTTTCAAGAACCTATGAGTTCTTTAAATCCGTCTATGCGCTGTGGTGTTCAAGTAGAAGAAATTCTTATGCAACACACCTCTAGCTCGAAATCTGAAATTAAAAAAAAGGTCTTAGACTTATTCGAACAGGTAAAATTACCACAACCAGAAAGGGTGTATAACGCCTATCCGCATGAAATTTCGGGCGGACAAAAACAGCGGGTTATGATTGCTATGGCTATTGCCTGCGAACCCGATATTTTAATTGCCGACGAACCCACTACGGCCTTAGATGTTACTGTTCAAAAAGAAATTATTTCACTTTTAAAGGAACTTCAAGCTAAAACCAAAATGAGTATCATTTTTATTACTCACGATTTGGCTTTAATTTCTGAAATTGCCCATCGCGTGCTCGTCATGTACAAAGGTGATATTGTTGAACAAGCCGATGTAGCTAGTATTTTTAATCATCCTAAACATAATTATACCAAAGCCTTAATTAATTCTCGGCCATCATTGGACGTCCGCTTAAAAACACTTCCTACCATAGACGACTATTTAACCCAAAGTTTTTCTGAAATAATTATTACACCAGAAGATCGGAAAATGGCGCACAAGGCATTGTACAGTCAGCCACCTTTACTGGAAGTTAAAAATTTAGAAAAGGAGTACATGTCTAAATCGGGTTGGTTTGGTAAAACCGAAACCTTTAAAGCCGTAAACAATGTCAGTTTTAAAATTTACGAAGGTGAAACCTTAGGATTAGTAGGGGAATCGGGTTGCGGAAAATCGACCTTAGGAAACGCCATTTTACAGCTCGATAAAGCCACTGCAGGAACGATTATTTATAAAGGGACCGATATTACTAATCTCTCTAAAAAAGCGATGAGAGCGCTTAGAAAAGACATTCAAATCATTTTTCAGGATCCTTACGCCTCTCTCAACCCAAGATTAACAGTTGGCGAAGCTATTATGGAACCGATGACCGTGCATAAATTATATAAAAACAAGGAGGAGCGTCGTGCTAAAACTATCGATATTTTAAACCGTGTAGGTTTATCTGAAGTCTATTTTAACCGGTATCCGCACGAATTTTCTGGCGGACAACGTCAGCGTATTGGTATAGCACGAACCATTGCACTTCAACCCAAATTAATCGTGTGCGACGAATCGGTTTCGGCACTAGATATTTCGGTACAAGCCCAAGTTTTAAATCTGTTAAATGAATTGAAAGACAATTTTGGATTCACTTACATATTTATCTCTCACGACCTTGCCGTTGTAAAATATATGTCGGACCAATTAATTGTGATGAATAAAGGGGAGATTGTAGAAAAAAACGATGCGGATATTGTATATAACAACCCGCATCAGGATTACACTAAAAAATTAATTCAAGCTATACCTAAAGGATTATAA